The nucleotide sequence TCACCATGGGACGAGGCCACCGATCGGTCCCGAGAGTCACCGCGCAGCAGGCGGCTCCTGGAAATAAAACACAGAGCTAAAGCTTCCCAGGAGCtgcaggagaaactgaggcagcctGGGACTCAAGGGATGAGGCCAGCATGTCTTCCAAAGAATGACACGGAGGACCAACCCCAGTCTCTCACACCGCTCATATGCAGGTGACATGTGAGTTATTGACAAAGGCAGACTATTAAGGAAAACCTATTACCCTATGGCCCTTATGAGGAGCTCTGGGGAGAATCCTGTATCCTGCTGTCCTGGCAACCGAGCTTGCTGTATCCCTGGCTCAGAGCCATGCTCAGGTTAGCATCTTTCATTAACCCAACTCTGCCCATTCAACAATGAAGCCAGAAATGTGTAGACATGTGTCTCTCCTTAGATACTTGCACTGGACAGGCTTTCTCTAGAAAAGAAGAGTGTGGGCAATCTCCTGAGACAGTGAGAACTTTCCATTGTAAAACCCTAGAAGATCCCCAGAGGCCACCCAGAGTTTGATGTGAGCTTCTTGCCTATGACTTCCCAAATCACCCCCTTAGAACAACAAGGACCCTGCCTGGTAGAAACATTTCCATTCCTGCGAAGGCTACTTCCTCCAGAGTGATGTGTAGGTTGCATGTTCTTGCCACGGAAGGAGCCTCCTGCCTATCTCGCATGGCTTACCTTCTCTTGCAGTCGCTCCAACATGGCGGCCAGATGGGCCTCCCGGTTCTCCTTATTGGACTCCATCTTCTGGGCAAGCTTCTCTTTTGCCATCTTGATGAAGTTATTGTTTTCCTCAATAGCTTTCTGGATCACCTCTCGCTCATGCTCTCGTTTCTCTGCGAGGTGTTTCAGGAGCTCGGCTTCCTGGTACTAGGGCAacacaagaaagagaaagacccTTTAGGGTGGACTTCTGCCATCACAGGCGAGATGCATGCCTGAACCTGGTCCTCTGTCCCGGAAGCAGAGGGCTTGGACCACCTGCGAGCTTTCCATCATCTGTGACTTTATTGCCCCTTTCCTAAACAGCTTTGAATCTCTTCTCTCACTTTCCTCATCCATTTTTCCGCTCATTCATTCACAAGTACTGAGTGATCCTATATGAACTTCAAGTACCTCACAACTCCAAAAACCAGGGAAAGGAGAAAATTAGCCTAGTAGAAATAAACATGCCTACTAATAAATAACAGAACCCAAACCTGCATGTAATAGATGCCGTGGATATAAAGGGAAGGGCCACACATTTAAATGGAgaaagctatttttttctttcttcttgaaagATGAAGAAACACTCACATTAAAATGGCATCTGAGCCGAGGCGCGAGAATCAGTGGAGGACAAGGAAGCTGCATTCAAGCCAGCTCTGAGAGGACTGTGACACCTTAGCCATTAACCAAACTGTAAGCTCACCCACTGCATAATTCATAGTCTTATCTGCTTCGGGTGGTATCTTAAtctacaccagtggttctcaacatgtggaCCGCTACCACTTTGGAGGTGCATATCAGATACTTGCATTAcaatcataacagtagcaaaattataattatgaagatATGAAGAGCAATGGGATATGTTTATGGCATGGAGGtaatcacaacatgaggaactgtactacaGGGTTGCAGCACTAGGACGGTTGAGAACTCCTGGTCTAtgcccagcactcgggaggtgcTCTCTAAATATTCTACCCACTGCCACTGGGATGGAAGGAAGAGATATGGGGCTGCACTTCCTGCTCACAGTGAGATGGAAGACAGCAATATGGGGCCGCACTAACCTTCCTTCGCTCCTCTGCTGCTTCTAGCTTCTTCTGTATCTCTTCTAATGATGGGTCTCGCCGTCTTGGGAGGGAGGCATTAAACTCAGGCACCCCGTCAAAGGAAGGTGGCTTCAGGATGACTTCAAAGGACTGGCCTGAGGTGCACTTGTTCAGCTCAATGACTTCCATATCAGAGATGACACACCAGTTCAGGTCTACTGTATCTGCTGTGGAGGGCAGAGTTGGGGCTGCTCACCTTCTGAGGGGGAGCTAGGGCCCCAACAagcatgcaaacatgcacacagacacagggaagcagggagtCCCAAGGCACACCAATGACTAGGGGTCTGGTTGATCCTGAATATTGGACCCTAAGGACAGTGACTTTGACAGAGTAAGGTTTGAGGATCCTTGGGCAAGGATCCCAGGAACTATGATTTGTGATATCAGCCACAGCAACACCACCAGCTGCTGTTGTTCCTTGCTGGTGACAGACACCAGTTCGTTTCACCCACCCc is from Apodemus sylvaticus chromosome 8, mApoSyl1.1, whole genome shotgun sequence and encodes:
- the Stmn4 gene encoding stathmin-4 isoform X7; the encoded protein is MKELPLVSLFCSCFLSDPLNKSSYKYEDTVDLNWCVISDMEVIELNKCTSGQSFEVILKPPSFDGVPEFNASLPRRRDPSLEEIQKKLEAAEERRKYQEAELLKHLAEKREHEREVIQKAIEENNNFIKMAKEKLAQKMESNKENREAHLAAMLERLQEKEPPAAR
- the Stmn4 gene encoding stathmin-4 isoform X2; protein product: MKELPLVSLFCSCFLSDPLNKSSYKYEGWCGRQCRRKGQSQRKGSADWRERREQADTVDLNWCVISDMEVIELNKCTSGQSFEVILKPPSFDGVPEFNASLPRRRDPSLEEIQKKLEAAEERRKYQEAELLKHLAEKREHEREVIQKAIEENNNFIKMAKEKLAQKMESNKENREAHLAAMLERLQEKEPPAAR
- the Stmn4 gene encoding stathmin-4 isoform X6, coding for MKELPLVSLFCSCFLSDPLNKSSYKYEADTVDLNWCVISDMEVIELNKCTSGQSFEVILKPPSFDGVPEFNASLPRRRDPSLEEIQKKLEAAEERRKYQEAELLKHLAEKREHEREVIQKAIEENNNFIKMAKEKLAQKMESNKENREAHLAAMLERLQEKEPPAAR
- the Stmn4 gene encoding stathmin-4 isoform X3, with protein sequence MKELPLVSLFCSCFLSDPLNKSSYKYEADTVDLNWCVISDMEVIELNKCTSGQSFEVILKPPSFDGVPEFNASLPRRRDPSLEEIQKKLEAAEERRKYQEAELLKHLAEKREHEREVIQKAIEENNNFIKMAKEKLAQKMESNKENREAHLAAMLERLQEKDKHAEEVRKNKELKEEASR
- the Stmn4 gene encoding stathmin-4 isoform X4 — translated: MKELPLVSLFCSCFLSDPLNKSSYKYEDTVDLNWCVISDMEVIELNKCTSGQSFEVILKPPSFDGVPEFNASLPRRRDPSLEEIQKKLEAAEERRKYQEAELLKHLAEKREHEREVIQKAIEENNNFIKMAKEKLAQKMESNKENREAHLAAMLERLQEKDKHAEEVRKNKELKEEASR
- the Stmn4 gene encoding stathmin-4 isoform X1, with product MKELPLVSLFCSCFLSDPLNKSSYKYEGWCGRQCRRKGQSQRKGSADWRERREQADTVDLNWCVISDMEVIELNKCTSGQSFEVILKPPSFDGVPEFNASLPRRRDPSLEEIQKKLEAAEERRKYQEAELLKHLAEKREHEREVIQKAIEENNNFIKMAKEKLAQKMESNKENREAHLAAMLERLQEKDKHAEEVRKNKELKEEASR
- the Stmn4 gene encoding stathmin-4 isoform X5, coding for MKELPLVSLFCSCFLSDPLNKSSYKYDDMEVIELNKCTSGQSFEVILKPPSFDGVPEFNASLPRRRDPSLEEIQKKLEAAEERRKYQEAELLKHLAEKREHEREVIQKAIEENNNFIKMAKEKLAQKMESNKENREAHLAAMLERLQEKDKHAEEVRKNKELKEEASR